Proteins encoded in a region of the Nitrospira sp. genome:
- a CDS encoding zinc ribbon domain-containing protein, protein MPIFEYLCQKCNHRFEVLVQGVAAPACPSCKGTKLAKQFSPFGVGATGDWTSSGGSGPCGSCGDPRGAGSCSMN, encoded by the coding sequence ATGCCTATTTTCGAATATCTCTGCCAGAAATGCAATCACCGGTTCGAGGTGCTCGTGCAGGGGGTGGCCGCACCGGCCTGTCCCTCGTGCAAGGGGACGAAGCTTGCTAAGCAGTTTTCGCCGTTTGGCGTTGGTGCCACCGGTGATTGGACGTCGTCAGGGGGATCGGGTCCGTGCGGAAGCTGTGGCGATCCCCGCGGGGCCGGCTCCTGTTCCATGAACTAA
- a CDS encoding DUF1499 domain-containing protein, producing MQSSKTMWLVIAGVLVLLGGSALLRAWPVINIVETGRTPEYPDIQPRRYAERKARVHEAAHRAIESLPRWTLVSQDAAQGVIRAVVTSRLFRFVDDVQIRIEEKDGGAIINVRSASRVGKSDFGQNARHIRSLFEAIDRQLETKAVS from the coding sequence ATGCAATCGTCAAAAACCATGTGGCTGGTGATTGCAGGAGTCCTGGTGTTGTTGGGTGGCAGTGCGCTCCTACGCGCCTGGCCGGTCATCAACATTGTCGAGACGGGCCGGACGCCAGAATATCCGGACATCCAGCCACGTCGCTACGCGGAACGGAAGGCGCGCGTACACGAAGCCGCGCACCGGGCGATAGAATCCCTGCCGCGCTGGACGCTGGTTTCGCAGGATGCGGCGCAGGGCGTGATTCGCGCAGTGGTCACGAGCCGGCTGTTCCGGTTCGTGGACGACGTGCAGATTCGGATTGAGGAAAAGGATGGCGGCGCGATCATCAATGTCCGGTCCGCGTCCCGCGTAGGGAAAAGCGATTTCGGTCAGAACGCCCGGCACATCCGGTCGCTGTTTGAGGCCATCGACAGGCAGTTGGAAACGAAAGCGGTGTCCTGA
- the metH gene encoding methionine synthase, protein MKSVGVRSSVAELEALVRKRIVILDGAMGTMIQKHRLDEAAFRGKLFARHSHDLKGCNDLLCLTQPDIIEGIHRQYLDAGADLIETNTFNATSISLADYKLESVAYDLNLAGARVARKAADAAMAKDSSRPRFVVGAMGPTNRTASLSPDVNNPAYRAVTYDQLVAAYTSQIRGLVDGGVDVLLCETVFDTLNLKAALFAIEDYFEASSTRLPVMVSVTVTDKSGRTLSGQTIEAFWNSISHVPLFSVGINCALGAKEMRPYLEELAQIAPAYISCYPNAGLPNAFGGFDETPAVMSGDLQEFAANGWVNIVGGCCGTTPEHIQAIAAVVRDRAPHVPAKPEPCTRLSGLEAMTIRREANFVNVGERTNITGSPQFAKLVLAGTYEAALGVARQQVEGGAQIVDVNMDEGLLDSEKAMTTFLNLIASEPDIARVPIMIDSSKWSVLEAGLKCVQGKCIVNSISLKEGEAAFIGQARLIRRHGAAMIVMAFDEQGQADTLERKIEICRRAYDILKNQVGVPPEDIIFDPNILTVATGIEEHNNYAVNFIAATRWIKANLSGCKVSGGVSNISFSFRGNNVVREAMHAAFLYHAVRAGLDLGIVNAGQLAVYEEIPKDLLTLVEDVLLNRRPDATERLVAFAETVKQQGKTVVKDEAWRKGTVEERLSHALVQGITDYIEADVEEARTQYAKPLHVIEGPLMTGMNVVGDLFGAGKMFLPQVVKSARVMKKAVAQLLPFMEAEMKASGGSRSHGTIVLATVKGDVHDIGKNIVGVVLGCNNYEVIDLGVMVPCEKILKTAKEKGATLIGLSGLITPSLDEMVHVAKEMSREGFAVPLLIGGATTSKAHTAVKIAPAYEQPVVHVLDASRAVGVVGQLISKDQRTPFVEKVRQEQADIRTTHDARQAKTTLRTLEQARANRTVIDWKPADVLKPASTGLRTLDEFPLAQLVPFIDWSPFFHTWELRGRYPQILDDRTVGGKAAELFRDAQTLLTEIVGGKLLTARGVYGFFPANSVGDDIEVYTDESRNTVLTTFRTLRQQAEKPAGQPNQALADFIAPKSSGVADHLGAFAVTTGIGSEILCARYEKDHDDYNSIMVKALADRLAEAFAECLHKQVRDEWGYGKDERLSNEDLIREKYRGIRPAAGYPACPDHTEKRPLFDLLQAEKQTGIALTESYAMFPASSVSGLYFAHPQAKYFAVGRIGRDQAEDYACRKGVSIHDIERWLSSTLGYEPRA, encoded by the coding sequence ATGAAGTCAGTCGGTGTCAGATCGAGTGTGGCGGAGCTTGAAGCACTCGTCCGCAAACGTATCGTCATTCTGGACGGGGCGATGGGGACGATGATCCAGAAGCACAGGCTGGATGAGGCTGCCTTCCGCGGGAAGCTGTTCGCCCGGCACTCGCACGACCTGAAGGGGTGCAACGACCTGCTCTGCCTCACGCAGCCGGACATTATCGAGGGGATACATCGGCAGTATCTGGATGCCGGCGCGGATCTCATCGAAACGAACACGTTCAACGCGACATCCATTTCCCTGGCTGACTACAAGCTCGAATCAGTGGCCTATGATCTAAATCTCGCGGGGGCGCGCGTCGCGCGCAAGGCAGCGGATGCAGCGATGGCGAAGGACTCGTCGCGCCCGCGCTTCGTGGTCGGCGCCATGGGGCCCACGAACCGGACGGCGTCGCTGTCGCCGGACGTGAACAATCCCGCCTACCGGGCAGTGACCTACGATCAGCTCGTGGCGGCCTACACGAGTCAGATTCGTGGGCTCGTGGACGGGGGGGTAGACGTCCTGTTGTGCGAGACGGTGTTCGACACGCTTAATTTAAAGGCCGCGCTGTTCGCCATCGAGGACTATTTTGAAGCAAGCAGTACGCGCCTACCGGTGATGGTGTCTGTCACCGTGACGGACAAGAGCGGCCGGACGCTGTCCGGGCAGACGATCGAAGCCTTCTGGAATTCCATTTCGCACGTACCGCTGTTTAGCGTGGGGATCAACTGCGCGTTGGGCGCAAAGGAAATGCGCCCGTACCTGGAGGAGCTGGCGCAGATTGCGCCGGCCTATATCAGTTGCTACCCGAATGCCGGCCTGCCGAACGCCTTTGGTGGCTTCGACGAGACACCGGCAGTCATGTCTGGTGACTTGCAAGAGTTTGCCGCCAACGGGTGGGTAAACATCGTCGGCGGCTGCTGTGGGACGACGCCGGAGCATATCCAGGCGATCGCGGCCGTCGTGCGTGACCGCGCGCCGCACGTACCGGCGAAGCCGGAGCCCTGCACGCGGTTGAGCGGGCTGGAGGCAATGACAATTCGGCGCGAGGCGAACTTCGTGAATGTCGGGGAGCGGACAAATATCACCGGCTCGCCGCAGTTCGCCAAGCTGGTCCTTGCCGGCACCTACGAAGCGGCGCTGGGCGTGGCCCGGCAACAGGTTGAGGGCGGGGCGCAGATCGTTGACGTAAACATGGACGAGGGCCTGCTCGACTCCGAGAAGGCCATGACGACGTTCCTGAATCTGATCGCCTCAGAGCCAGACATTGCCCGCGTGCCGATCATGATCGATAGTTCCAAGTGGTCGGTACTTGAGGCGGGGCTCAAGTGCGTCCAGGGCAAGTGCATCGTCAACTCGATCAGCTTGAAGGAGGGTGAGGCGGCCTTCATCGGACAGGCCAGGCTGATTCGCCGCCACGGCGCTGCCATGATCGTCATGGCTTTTGACGAGCAGGGACAGGCGGATACGCTCGAACGAAAGATTGAGATTTGCCGGCGCGCCTACGACATTCTGAAGAATCAGGTCGGAGTTCCTCCTGAGGACATCATCTTCGATCCGAATATTTTAACGGTGGCCACGGGGATCGAGGAGCACAACAACTATGCCGTGAACTTCATCGCGGCCACGCGCTGGATCAAGGCCAATCTGTCGGGCTGCAAGGTCAGCGGCGGGGTGAGTAATATTTCGTTCTCGTTCCGCGGGAACAATGTGGTGCGCGAGGCCATGCACGCGGCCTTTCTCTATCACGCGGTCAGAGCCGGTCTCGACCTGGGCATCGTCAATGCAGGGCAGCTCGCGGTCTATGAGGAAATCCCAAAAGATTTGCTCACGCTGGTCGAGGACGTACTGCTGAACCGGCGGCCGGATGCCACGGAGCGGCTTGTCGCTTTTGCCGAGACGGTGAAGCAGCAGGGCAAGACCGTCGTGAAGGACGAGGCCTGGCGAAAGGGCACGGTTGAGGAGCGCCTGTCGCATGCGCTGGTGCAGGGCATTACCGATTACATTGAGGCTGACGTTGAGGAGGCACGTACGCAGTACGCCAAACCACTTCACGTCATCGAAGGCCCGCTGATGACCGGGATGAACGTTGTGGGCGATTTGTTCGGTGCGGGCAAAATGTTTCTGCCTCAGGTCGTCAAAAGTGCCCGCGTGATGAAAAAAGCGGTGGCCCAGCTCCTGCCGTTCATGGAAGCGGAGATGAAGGCATCCGGCGGCAGCCGGTCGCACGGCACCATCGTGCTTGCGACAGTCAAGGGCGACGTGCACGACATCGGTAAAAACATCGTCGGCGTCGTGCTCGGGTGCAACAATTACGAGGTCATTGATCTCGGAGTGATGGTGCCGTGCGAGAAAATTCTGAAGACGGCAAAGGAAAAGGGCGCGACGCTGATCGGTCTGAGCGGACTCATCACGCCTTCGCTCGATGAGATGGTTCACGTCGCGAAAGAAATGTCACGGGAGGGCTTCGCCGTGCCGCTGCTGATCGGTGGCGCCACGACGAGCAAGGCCCATACGGCGGTGAAGATCGCACCGGCCTACGAGCAGCCGGTCGTGCATGTGCTGGATGCGTCGCGCGCAGTCGGCGTGGTCGGGCAACTGATCAGTAAGGACCAGCGCACACCGTTTGTTGAGAAAGTCCGCCAGGAACAAGCCGACATTCGGACGACGCACGACGCTCGGCAGGCGAAGACGACGCTGCGCACACTGGAGCAGGCGCGAGCGAACCGGACAGTCATCGACTGGAAGCCAGCGGACGTGCTAAAGCCTGCGTCCACGGGTCTGCGGACGCTCGACGAGTTTCCGCTCGCCCAGCTCGTCCCGTTCATCGACTGGTCGCCGTTCTTCCATACGTGGGAATTGCGAGGACGGTATCCCCAGATTCTGGATGATCGCACGGTCGGGGGAAAGGCCGCTGAACTGTTCCGTGACGCGCAGACATTGCTGACGGAGATCGTTGGGGGCAAGCTCCTGACGGCCAGGGGGGTGTACGGGTTCTTTCCGGCCAACAGTGTCGGTGACGACATCGAAGTTTATACCGACGAGTCGCGCAACACAGTGCTGACGACCTTCCGCACGCTCCGCCAGCAGGCGGAGAAGCCGGCCGGGCAGCCGAACCAAGCGCTGGCGGATTTCATCGCGCCTAAATCCTCTGGGGTGGCCGATCATCTGGGTGCCTTTGCCGTCACGACCGGTATCGGGAGCGAGATCCTCTGTGCGCGATATGAGAAAGATCATGACGATTACAATTCGATCATGGTCAAGGCGCTGGCGGACCGTCTGGCCGAGGCCTTTGCCGAATGTTTGCACAAGCAGGTACGCGACGAGTGGGGCTACGGTAAAGACGAACGGCTGTCCAACGAGGATCTGATCCGTGAAAAGTATCGCGGCATCCGTCCGGCTGCCGGCTATCCGGCCTGTCCGGATCATACTGAGAAGCGCCCGCTCTTTGATCTGCTGCAGGCCGAGAAGCAAACGGGCATCGCGCTCACAGAAAGCTACGCTATGTTCCCGGCCAGCTCCGTGAGCGGGCTCTACTTTGCGCATCCACAGGCGAAGTACTTTGCGGTCGGCCGCATTGGGCGTGATCAGGCGGAGGACTATGCCTGCCGCAAGGGCGTATCCATCCATGACATCGAACGGTGGCTCAGCTCCACTTTGGGCTATGAACCAAGGGCCTGA
- a CDS encoding ribonuclease PH — MQRFDGRKKDEVRPVKITRHFIKHAEGSVLIEMGGTKVICTASVEEKVPPFLKGKGSGWVTAEYAMLPRATHERTPREAVKGKQGGRTLEIQRLVGRALRSVTDMTQMGERSIWIDCDVIQADGGTRTASITGAFIALADALAVLKKKELIKKRPLTDYLAAISVGRVGGEVLVDLAYEEDSKAEVDMNLVMTGRGRYVEVQGTAERVPFDKQDFDDFLALGWKAIKGLVELQKDLIGELE; from the coding sequence CTGCAGCGGTTCGACGGCCGGAAGAAGGACGAAGTCCGTCCGGTCAAAATCACCCGCCATTTTATCAAGCACGCGGAGGGCTCGGTGCTGATCGAGATGGGCGGGACGAAAGTGATCTGCACCGCCTCGGTTGAGGAAAAAGTCCCGCCCTTTCTCAAGGGCAAAGGCTCCGGCTGGGTCACGGCCGAGTACGCAATGCTCCCGCGCGCCACGCACGAGCGCACGCCGCGCGAAGCGGTGAAAGGCAAGCAGGGTGGGCGGACGCTGGAAATCCAGCGGCTCGTGGGGCGGGCCTTGCGCTCTGTGACCGATATGACGCAGATGGGTGAGCGGAGCATCTGGATCGACTGCGACGTGATCCAGGCGGACGGTGGCACGCGCACGGCATCCATCACCGGCGCCTTTATCGCGCTGGCGGATGCGCTGGCCGTGCTAAAAAAAAAGGAACTGATCAAGAAGCGGCCGCTGACGGATTATCTGGCGGCAATCAGCGTCGGACGCGTGGGCGGCGAGGTGCTAGTGGATCTGGCCTACGAGGAGGATTCGAAGGCTGAAGTGGATATGAATCTGGTGATGACCGGCCGCGGGCGCTATGTGGAAGTGCAGGGCACGGCGGAGCGAGTCCCCTTCGACAAGCAGGATTTCGACGATTTTTTGGCGCTTGGTTGGAAGGCGATCAAGGGGCTGGTCGAACTCCAAAAAGATTTGATTGGCGAGCTGGAGTAG
- a CDS encoding XTP/dITP diphosphatase: MLKELVLATQNRDKGRELAALLGDLGITIRTLKEFPDAPEVQEDGATCEANAIKKARAIADYTKLPAVADDTGLMVDALGGRPGVHAARYAGQKATYDDNCRKLLQELNGVPRAKRSARFVTVAALARPGEKRVTVLDGALEGEIADAPAGTQGFGYDPVFFVPDLGRTLAQLTPDEKNRISHRGRAFGKLKEFLKSL, encoded by the coding sequence TTGCTCAAGGAACTCGTGCTCGCCACGCAGAATAGAGACAAGGGGCGTGAGCTGGCGGCGCTGCTGGGCGATCTGGGCATCACGATCCGAACGCTGAAGGAATTTCCGGATGCGCCGGAGGTGCAGGAAGATGGCGCAACCTGCGAGGCAAATGCGATCAAGAAGGCCCGGGCCATCGCGGACTATACGAAGCTGCCGGCAGTGGCTGACGATACGGGCCTGATGGTGGACGCACTGGGCGGGAGGCCCGGCGTGCATGCCGCCCGGTACGCAGGGCAAAAAGCGACCTACGACGACAATTGTCGTAAGTTGCTCCAGGAACTCAATGGGGTGCCCCGTGCCAAGCGCAGCGCGCGGTTTGTGACAGTGGCGGCGCTGGCCCGTCCGGGCGAGAAACGCGTGACGGTACTCGATGGCGCGCTAGAGGGCGAAATCGCGGACGCGCCGGCTGGAACGCAGGGATTCGGGTACGATCCAGTGTTCTTCGTGCCCGATCTCGGCAGGACGTTAGCCCAGTTGACGCCGGATGAGAAGAATCGCATCAGCCATCGGGGGCGGGCGTTTGGGAAACTGAAAGAGTTTCTGAAGTCGCTATGA
- a CDS encoding A/G-specific adenine glycosylase, producing MARKTAVRTRTSSRRPVLPVTAADKRRFQRRLLRWYAQHGRDLPWRRTSDPYKILVSEVMLQQTQVDRVIPKYHEFLDRYPSFESLAGAKPDEVKKTWYPLGYNIRPLRLHSIACETVARYGGQLPRDPDDLLSFKGIGRYTAGAIRSFAFNEDAPILDTNVMRVLHRVFMRTGNPKNRKNILWALSEALIPKGQGYDFNQALMDFGAMICTARDPYCLLCPMKDFCKTYPYDGSGKG from the coding sequence ATGGCACGGAAAACCGCGGTACGGACACGGACTTCGTCGCGCCGGCCGGTGCTCCCAGTGACGGCTGCTGACAAGCGGCGGTTCCAGCGTCGGCTGCTGAGGTGGTACGCGCAACACGGCCGCGATTTGCCATGGCGGCGCACATCTGATCCCTACAAAATTCTCGTCTCTGAGGTGATGCTGCAGCAGACGCAAGTGGATCGTGTCATTCCCAAGTACCACGAGTTTCTTGACCGCTATCCCTCCTTTGAATCGCTGGCCGGGGCGAAGCCGGACGAGGTCAAAAAGACCTGGTATCCGCTCGGCTACAACATCCGCCCGCTCCGCCTGCACAGCATCGCGTGTGAGACGGTTGCACGGTACGGCGGCCAGCTGCCGCGCGATCCTGACGACTTGTTGTCGTTTAAGGGGATCGGCCGGTACACGGCGGGAGCCATCCGCTCCTTCGCATTCAACGAAGATGCGCCGATTCTGGATACCAATGTCATGCGAGTGCTTCACCGTGTGTTCATGAGGACCGGCAATCCCAAGAACCGGAAAAATATTTTGTGGGCCCTGTCGGAGGCGTTGATTCCAAAGGGACAGGGGTACGATTTCAATCAGGCCTTGATGGATTTCGGTGCCATGATCTGCACGGCCCGCGACCCCTACTGTCTCCTGTGCCCCATGAAGGATTTTTGCAAGACCTATCCGTACGATGGGAGCGGGAAGGGGTAA
- a CDS encoding (deoxy)nucleoside triphosphate pyrophosphohydrolase, whose protein sequence is MGAGRGKGSGVRRKNDRKRAVLNSSPRPPHSSPVIQVAAGLICRQGRYLIARRKADTHLGGLWEFPGGKREADESLEACLFRELREELGVDVMAPTLLRTIRHDYPGRTVELHFFRCAIRRGKAQPLDCDEIRWVTPKEMSAYEFLSADRALIEALQHP, encoded by the coding sequence ATGGGAGCGGGAAGGGGTAAGGGGTCAGGAGTGAGGCGTAAGAACGATCGCAAGCGGGCCGTACTCAATTCCTCGCCCCGTCCGCCGCACTCCTCACCCGTTATTCAGGTGGCGGCCGGTCTGATCTGTCGGCAGGGGCGCTATTTGATCGCTCGGCGCAAGGCGGACACGCATCTCGGCGGCCTGTGGGAGTTCCCCGGCGGTAAGCGCGAAGCGGACGAATCCCTGGAGGCCTGTCTGTTTCGCGAGCTGCGCGAAGAGTTGGGTGTGGACGTCATGGCGCCGACTCTCTTGCGCACGATCCGGCACGACTATCCGGGCAGGACGGTCGAGCTGCATTTCTTCCGCTGCGCGATCAGGCGGGGCAAGGCGCAGCCGTTGGACTGCGATGAGATTCGCTGGGTCACGCCGAAGGAAATGTCGGCCTACGAATTTCTGTCGGCGGACCGTGCTTTGATCGAGGCGCTTCAACATCCGTAA
- the urtA gene encoding urea ABC transporter substrate-binding protein → MTTAAGSSRREFLAQSGRVVAAAGVASLLGNLGGWALSYAADKEPIKIGILHSLSGTMAISEVSLKDVVLMAVEEINAKGGVMGRKIKPVVVDPASNWDLFAEKAKQLLVVDKVAVVFGCWTSVSRKSVLPVFEKNNGLLFYPVQYEGEECSHNVFYTGAAVNQQAIPAVEYLMSKEGGGYKKFYLLGTDYVYPRTTNKILRAMLLAKKVPAADIMEEYTPFHHQDYQTIVGKVKKFAAGGKAAVISTINGDSNVPFYKEFANQGLRAEDAPIMAFSVAEDELRGMDTTALVGHLAAWNYYQSVDTPQNKKFVADFKAYCKKNNLPDGEKRVTDDPMEAAYFGVHIWKQAVEKAGSTEVDKVRKAVYGSKFLAPGGEIKMDEANHHTNKPVLIGEILKDGQFKIVSRSKGLVKPEPWSEYTSPDKGCDWIGHQGTYQKKA, encoded by the coding sequence ATGACCACAGCGGCCGGCTCGTCGCGCCGCGAGTTTCTGGCGCAAAGCGGGCGGGTCGTGGCGGCGGCTGGGGTCGCTTCGCTGCTCGGCAACCTGGGCGGATGGGCGTTGTCTTATGCCGCGGACAAGGAGCCGATCAAGATCGGCATCCTGCATTCGCTCTCCGGGACGATGGCGATCAGCGAAGTCTCGCTGAAGGACGTTGTGCTGATGGCGGTGGAGGAGATCAACGCCAAAGGCGGCGTGATGGGCCGGAAAATCAAGCCTGTTGTCGTCGACCCAGCGTCCAACTGGGATCTCTTTGCTGAGAAGGCCAAGCAGTTGCTCGTAGTGGACAAGGTGGCTGTGGTGTTCGGCTGCTGGACCTCAGTCAGTCGGAAGTCCGTGCTACCGGTCTTCGAGAAGAACAATGGACTGCTCTTCTATCCGGTGCAGTACGAGGGCGAGGAGTGCTCCCACAACGTGTTTTACACTGGGGCAGCGGTGAACCAGCAGGCGATCCCGGCAGTGGAATATCTGATGAGCAAGGAAGGCGGTGGGTACAAGAAGTTCTACTTGCTCGGCACGGACTACGTCTATCCGCGGACGACGAACAAAATCCTCCGCGCGATGCTGTTGGCCAAGAAGGTGCCGGCTGCCGACATCATGGAGGAGTACACGCCATTCCATCACCAGGATTACCAGACGATCGTCGGGAAGGTGAAGAAGTTTGCGGCCGGCGGCAAGGCGGCGGTGATCAGCACGATCAACGGCGACAGCAACGTGCCGTTTTATAAGGAGTTCGCGAATCAGGGCCTACGCGCGGAAGACGCCCCGATTATGGCGTTCAGCGTAGCGGAGGACGAGTTGCGTGGTATGGACACCACCGCGCTGGTCGGACATCTGGCCGCGTGGAACTACTATCAGAGCGTGGACACGCCGCAGAACAAAAAGTTCGTGGCCGACTTCAAGGCTTACTGCAAGAAGAACAATCTGCCAGATGGCGAGAAACGCGTCACTGACGATCCAATGGAGGCGGCCTACTTCGGTGTCCATATCTGGAAGCAGGCGGTCGAGAAGGCTGGCTCAACCGAGGTGGACAAGGTCCGCAAGGCAGTCTATGGAAGCAAGTTCCTCGCGCCGGGCGGCGAAATCAAGATGGACGAAGCCAACCATCACACGAACAAACCGGTGCTGATCGGTGAAATCCTGAAGGATGGGCAATTCAAGATCGTGTCTCGTTCGAAGGGTCTCGTGAAGCCGGAGCCCTGGAGCGAGTACACCAGCCCTGATAAAGGATGCGACTGGATCGGTCACCAGGGAACCTATCAGAAGAAGGCATGA
- the urtB gene encoding urea ABC transporter permease subunit UrtB — MGESRLSEGMLLRSLIGLVLVCFCWGTEIAAAEGPRVKPAAPPVSLIDQALADLSSEDQSTQEAAVLFLSERGDPSLLLKLEAIRDSADRSVRLALKPLMDQLKNRINLSSPDVDQRRSAAADLGSAGKPGAIPWLEAALENEPHRWVRYAIEESIALLQLASTNPDDQITAATKLGELRSQNAVPALKELLQQGSDGSATAQHQAVASAARAAIEQIDIWASWAGAFETIFRGISLSSILLIMSLGLAIVFGLMGVINMAHGELMMVGAYATFVTQECFKAYLPPGAFDYYFLVSMPVSFLVAAVFGLILEATVISFLYGRPLETMLATWGVSLVLIQAARVYFGDLTSVVAPSWLSGGVQAMVGVYLPYNRIFIILLSILCVCGIYFLLFRTGIGLRVRAVTQNRDMSSCLGIPTRKVDAYTFAFGSGLAGVAGCALTLIGNVEPGLGQNYIVDSFMVVVTGGVGKLMGTIVASLGIGGLNKLLEPSFGAVYSKVLILVLVVVFLQRRPSGLFTIKGRHADT; from the coding sequence ATGGGTGAATCACGACTTTCGGAGGGAATGCTCCTCCGGAGTCTGATCGGTCTAGTTCTCGTCTGCTTCTGCTGGGGGACGGAGATTGCAGCAGCGGAGGGGCCACGGGTCAAACCGGCGGCCCCTCCGGTGTCTTTAATCGACCAGGCGCTGGCCGACCTGTCAAGCGAGGACCAGTCCACACAAGAAGCCGCCGTGCTGTTCCTGAGCGAGCGCGGCGACCCGTCTCTGCTTCTGAAGCTCGAAGCAATCCGCGACAGCGCCGACCGGTCCGTCCGACTGGCCCTCAAGCCACTCATGGACCAGCTCAAAAATCGCATTAATCTGTCCAGTCCCGATGTGGATCAGCGCCGCTCGGCCGCGGCCGACCTTGGGAGCGCAGGCAAGCCGGGTGCAATTCCTTGGCTTGAGGCCGCCCTTGAAAACGAGCCGCATCGCTGGGTGCGGTATGCGATCGAAGAATCCATCGCGCTGCTCCAGCTGGCCTCTACGAATCCAGATGACCAAATCACCGCCGCGACCAAGCTCGGCGAGCTGCGCAGCCAGAACGCTGTGCCGGCCCTGAAGGAACTACTCCAGCAGGGGAGTGACGGCAGCGCGACCGCACAGCACCAGGCGGTCGCGAGCGCGGCGCGCGCCGCCATCGAGCAGATCGATATCTGGGCTTCCTGGGCCGGCGCCTTTGAGACGATCTTCCGCGGCATCAGTCTCAGTTCCATTTTGTTAATCATGTCGCTCGGGCTGGCCATCGTGTTCGGCCTCATGGGCGTCATCAACATGGCGCATGGGGAGCTGATGATGGTCGGCGCCTACGCGACCTTCGTTACGCAGGAATGTTTTAAGGCCTATCTGCCGCCGGGCGCCTTCGATTATTATTTTCTCGTCTCCATGCCGGTGTCGTTTCTGGTAGCGGCCGTGTTTGGTTTGATTCTCGAGGCCACGGTCATCAGCTTTCTCTACGGGCGACCGCTGGAAACGATGTTGGCAACCTGGGGCGTGAGTCTCGTGCTGATTCAGGCCGCGCGCGTCTATTTCGGCGATTTGACTTCCGTGGTGGCGCCAAGCTGGCTGAGCGGCGGCGTGCAGGCCATGGTCGGCGTCTATCTGCCATATAATCGGATTTTTATCATCCTACTCTCGATTCTCTGTGTCTGTGGGATTTATTTTCTGCTCTTCCGGACCGGCATCGGCCTGCGCGTCCGCGCGGTGACGCAGAATCGCGACATGAGCTCCTGTCTCGGCATCCCGACGAGAAAAGTGGACGCGTACACCTTCGCCTTTGGGTCCGGCCTTGCGGGGGTCGCTGGCTGTGCGCTGACGCTGATCGGCAACGTCGAGCCGGGTCTGGGGCAGAACTACATCGTGGACTCGTTCATGGTCGTGGTGACTGGGGGAGTCGGCAAGTTGATGGGAACGATCGTGGCGTCGCTTGGCATCGGCGGCTTAAACAAGCTGCTCGAGCCGAGCTTTGGCGCGGTCTATAGTAAGGTGCTGATCCTTGTGCTTGTCGTTGTCTTCTTGCAGCGTCGCCCGTCCGGATTATTTACTATTAAGGGCCGTCATGCTGATACCTAA